From a single Lactococcus allomyrinae genomic region:
- the gatD gene encoding lipid II isoglutaminyl synthase subunit GatD yields the protein MTYISLKSNLEHPKFDLTVAHLYGDLMNTYGDNGNILMLKYVGEKLGCEMTFEIVSLGDRFDKERYDLVFWGGGQDYEQEIIADGSLSALTEPLKSYIEADKPLLAICGGYQMLGQYYVNASGHKIAGTGILGHYTENLRTDRFIGDIETHNDEFGETYYGFENHSGITYLSEDEKPLGRVVYGGGNNPDDDTEGLIYKNTFGTYFHGPILSRNSRLAYRLVTTALRQKYGQSILLPSFEEILSDEEKGQNITDIKRKSEK from the coding sequence ATGACTTATATTTCACTAAAATCCAATCTTGAACATCCAAAATTTGATTTGACAGTCGCCCATCTTTACGGTGATTTAATGAATACTTATGGCGATAATGGTAATATTCTCATGCTCAAGTATGTTGGCGAAAAGCTTGGTTGCGAGATGACCTTTGAGATTGTATCCCTCGGTGATAGGTTTGATAAAGAACGTTACGACCTCGTTTTTTGGGGTGGTGGACAAGATTACGAGCAAGAAATTATCGCTGACGGAAGTCTGTCAGCGCTGACAGAACCTCTAAAATCCTACATTGAAGCTGACAAACCTCTGCTTGCCATCTGCGGTGGCTATCAAATGCTCGGTCAATATTATGTCAATGCTTCGGGTCATAAAATCGCAGGAACTGGGATTCTTGGTCATTACACAGAAAACTTGCGCACTGACCGTTTTATCGGTGATATTGAAACACACAATGACGAGTTTGGCGAAACCTACTATGGCTTTGAAAATCATTCTGGCATCACTTATTTATCAGAAGATGAAAAACCGTTGGGGCGTGTTGTCTATGGCGGTGGCAACAATCCAGATGATGATACCGAAGGATTGATTTATAAAAATACCTTTGGTACTTACTTTCATGGACCTATCTTATCAAGAAATAGCCGACTTGCTTACAGACTTGTTACTACTGCTTTGCGTCAAAAATATGGTCAGTCCATTTTACTTCCAAGCTTTGAAGAAATCTTGTCAGATGAAGAAAAAGGACAAAACATCACTGACATTAAACGCAAATCCGAAAAATAA
- a CDS encoding ABC transporter permease encodes MAKKTINKDVRRSITGSLGRFLSIFSLMVLGVFAFVGLKVSGPNMRATAEHFYTQHRLADLTVTSTLGLDDSDQKLIKATSGVKQVEFGYFRDVLLKGTHTSLRLFSPPQDLSTYALQAGRMPTQTGEIALDYLYKGQFHLGDTIDFTEEKSDGNYILRQHSFKIVGFVKSSEYVDKNDFGRTTIGTGQLNGYGIIPKNTFDSSVYMIARMTFTRMQGLSIYDVRYNDLASHYQTKVENQLKNQPENRLKALKTEPQQQINSAKVELEQKEQQIAQQKSQLDKQQQQLVAAEATGLPVSPEMQTQIDDGQQQIKQAQSKITSAQSDLQTKQEALNRLVAPVYTVNNRKDGNPGYQSFLDDSTRIDTLSNVFPVVLFAIALLVSLTTMTRFVEEERSNLGLLKALGYSNRQIHQKFIIYGLVSSGSGAVAGTILGHTFLPIAVFNAYTASSTFSNLRLTFSVFWTIVAFLIAIACSVLPAYWVVYQELRAAPAQLFLAKAPKAGSRILLEKIGFIWRRMSFTYKVTARNLFRYKKRMLMTIFGVAGCTALLVMGFGIRDSISGLASRQFGDILHYDMIAVEQEKMTNAERDELDKKLNSDTIDSHLSVHFEQLTKKTDDNETQQISMIVPNQTNHFSQYVTLRNRISQKKLPLTDSGAIISEKLSDLLNVRVGDRFTVENADHKQFKIRISGITEMYMGHYLFMSPIEYQHVFGKNFTANAQLIKLTDSKESNVREQSAKLMSLPAVAAISQNIDMRNTIDAFMQGMNSVMFVLIICAILLAVVVIYNLTNINVSERIRELSTIKVLGFYDREVTMYIYRETILLSFIGILCGFGLGAFFHRFIIEQVAPDLVMFNLALLWTNLLLSATITMATTLALSLFVHFKLKRVDMLGALKSID; translated from the coding sequence ATGGCGAAAAAGACAATAAATAAGGATGTTAGACGTTCTATTACTGGTTCTTTGGGACGTTTTCTTTCTATTTTTTCTTTGATGGTACTGGGTGTCTTTGCATTTGTGGGATTGAAGGTTTCAGGACCAAATATGCGTGCAACAGCAGAACACTTTTATACACAGCACAGGTTGGCAGATTTGACGGTGACTTCAACTTTAGGATTAGATGACAGCGATCAAAAGTTGATTAAAGCAACTTCGGGTGTGAAACAGGTAGAGTTTGGTTATTTTCGTGATGTATTACTCAAAGGTACACATACAAGTTTGCGCTTGTTTTCTCCTCCTCAAGATTTATCCACCTATGCACTGCAAGCTGGAAGGATGCCAACACAGACGGGTGAGATTGCACTGGATTATCTTTATAAAGGACAGTTTCACTTGGGTGACACCATTGATTTTACGGAAGAAAAATCAGATGGAAATTATATTTTGCGCCAACATTCGTTTAAAATTGTTGGATTTGTTAAATCAAGTGAGTACGTAGATAAAAATGATTTTGGTCGGACAACGATTGGTACAGGACAACTCAATGGTTATGGGATAATTCCTAAGAACACTTTTGATTCATCCGTCTATATGATTGCCAGAATGACTTTTACTCGAATGCAAGGTTTATCAATCTACGACGTACGCTATAATGATTTGGCAAGTCATTATCAAACAAAAGTTGAAAATCAACTCAAAAATCAGCCTGAAAATCGTTTGAAAGCATTAAAAACTGAGCCACAGCAACAGATTAATTCAGCAAAGGTTGAGTTAGAGCAAAAAGAGCAACAGATTGCTCAGCAAAAATCACAGTTAGATAAACAACAACAGCAACTCGTAGCTGCCGAGGCCACGGGATTACCTGTGAGTCCTGAGATGCAAACTCAAATTGACGATGGACAGCAACAAATAAAACAAGCACAATCAAAAATTACGAGTGCTCAATCTGACTTGCAGACAAAGCAAGAGGCGCTCAATCGCTTAGTGGCGCCAGTCTATACTGTTAATAATCGTAAAGATGGCAATCCAGGTTATCAGAGCTTTCTTGATGACTCCACTCGAATTGATACGTTATCTAATGTTTTTCCAGTTGTGCTTTTTGCGATTGCACTCTTGGTTAGTTTGACGACAATGACTCGTTTTGTTGAGGAGGAGCGAAGTAATCTCGGTTTACTCAAGGCTTTAGGCTACTCTAATCGACAAATTCATCAGAAATTTATCATTTATGGCTTAGTCTCTAGTGGAAGTGGGGCAGTGGCTGGAACAATTTTGGGGCATACTTTTTTGCCGATTGCGGTATTTAATGCCTATACTGCTTCGTCAACGTTCTCTAATTTGCGGTTGACTTTTTCTGTTTTTTGGACTATTGTAGCATTTTTAATTGCAATTGCTTGTAGCGTGTTACCTGCGTATTGGGTGGTTTATCAGGAGTTACGTGCGGCACCTGCTCAACTATTTTTGGCAAAAGCTCCGAAGGCAGGTTCACGTATTTTATTGGAAAAGATTGGTTTTATATGGCGGCGGATGAGTTTCACTTATAAAGTGACGGCTCGTAATCTTTTTCGCTATAAAAAACGGATGCTGATGACGATTTTCGGGGTGGCAGGTTGTACGGCATTGCTTGTGATGGGATTTGGTATTCGTGATTCGATTTCGGGTCTTGCAAGTCGGCAATTTGGTGACATTTTGCACTACGATATGATTGCAGTAGAGCAGGAGAAGATGACCAATGCTGAGCGAGATGAATTAGATAAAAAATTGAATTCGGACACAATTGATTCACATTTGTCGGTGCATTTTGAACAATTGACTAAAAAGACAGATGATAATGAAACACAACAAATTAGTATGATTGTGCCAAATCAAACAAACCATTTTTCACAATATGTCACTTTAAGAAACCGCATCTCACAGAAAAAGTTGCCCTTGACAGATTCAGGCGCGATTATTTCCGAAAAACTCTCTGATTTGTTGAATGTTAGAGTAGGTGATCGTTTTACAGTTGAAAATGCTGATCATAAACAGTTTAAAATTCGAATTTCTGGCATTACTGAGATGTATATGGGACATTATCTGTTTATGAGTCCAATAGAATACCAACACGTTTTTGGTAAGAACTTTACAGCAAATGCTCAATTGATTAAACTTACAGATTCTAAAGAGAGTAATGTTCGGGAGCAGTCAGCTAAGTTGATGAGCTTACCTGCTGTGGCAGCTATTTCACAGAATATTGATATGCGCAATACGATTGATGCGTTTATGCAAGGAATGAATAGTGTCATGTTTGTCTTGATTATCTGTGCGATTTTGCTTGCGGTAGTAGTGATTTATAATCTGACAAACATTAATGTTTCTGAGCGAATTCGGGAACTCTCGACGATTAAAGTCCTTGGATTTTATGACCGAGAAGTGACAATGTATATTTATCGTGAAACGATTTTATTGAGCTTCATTGGTATACTTTGTGGTTTTGGATTGGGCGCTTTTTTCCATCGGTTTATTATTGAGCAGGTCGCTCCTGATTTAGTAATGTTCAACCTAGCGTTATTGTGGACAAATTTACTCTTGTCTGCAACGATTACGATGGCAACAACTCTTGCTCTGAGTCTATTTGTTCATTTTAAATTAAAACGTGTAGATATGTTGGGCGCTTTGAAATCAATTGATTGA
- the lepA gene encoding translation elongation factor 4 has translation MNIAEMNARKEKIRNFSIIAHIDHGKSTLADRILEQTETVSKRELQAQMLDSMDLERERGITIKLNAIELNYTAKDGETYIFHLIDTPGHVDFTYEVSRSLAACEGAILVVDAAQGIEAQTLANVYLALDNNLEILPVINKIDLPAADPEKVRQEIEDVIGLDASEAVLASAKSGIGIEEILEQIVEKVPAPSGEVDAPLKALIFDSVYDAYRGVILQVRVVDGSVKVGDRIQLMSNEKEFDVTEVGIFTPKAVSRDFLMAGDVGYIAASIKTVADTRVGDTVTLANNPAKEALGGYKQMNPMVFAGIYPIESNKFNDLREALEKLQLNDASLQFEPETSQALGFGFRCGFLGLLHMDVVQERLEREFGIDLIMTAPSVVYHINTTDGELLEVANPSEFPDPTRIENIEEPYVKAQIMVPNEFVGSVMELAQRKRGVFETMDYLDANRVNIIYHIPLSEIVFDFFDKLKSSTKGYASFDYEISDYRVSNLQKMDILLNGDKVDALSFIVHKEFAYERGKIIVEKLKKLIPRQQFEVPIQAAIGQKIVARSDIKALRKNVLAKCYGGDISRKRKLLEKQKAGKKRMKSIGSVEVPQEAFLSVLSMDEE, from the coding sequence ATGAACATCGCAGAAATGAACGCGCGTAAGGAAAAAATTCGTAATTTTAGTATTATTGCGCATATTGACCACGGGAAATCAACACTTGCCGATCGTATTCTTGAACAAACTGAAACAGTTTCAAAAAGGGAACTTCAAGCTCAAATGCTGGATTCAATGGATTTGGAGCGTGAGCGTGGAATTACCATTAAACTCAATGCTATTGAACTTAACTACACTGCAAAAGATGGCGAAACGTATATTTTTCATTTGATTGACACACCAGGTCACGTTGACTTTACTTATGAAGTTTCTAGAAGCCTTGCAGCTTGTGAAGGAGCAATTCTCGTTGTGGATGCAGCACAAGGAATTGAGGCACAGACACTTGCCAACGTTTATCTGGCTCTGGATAATAATCTTGAAATTCTTCCTGTCATCAATAAAATTGACCTTCCTGCTGCTGACCCAGAAAAAGTGCGTCAAGAGATTGAAGATGTTATTGGACTTGATGCCTCGGAAGCTGTACTTGCTTCCGCGAAATCAGGGATTGGTATTGAAGAAATCCTTGAGCAGATTGTTGAGAAAGTACCAGCACCTAGTGGTGAAGTAGATGCTCCCCTAAAAGCGCTGATTTTTGACTCTGTTTATGATGCTTATCGTGGTGTTATTTTACAAGTTCGTGTGGTTGATGGATCAGTTAAAGTTGGTGATCGTATTCAACTGATGAGCAATGAAAAAGAATTTGATGTGACAGAAGTTGGGATTTTCACGCCAAAAGCAGTGAGTAGAGACTTTCTGATGGCAGGAGATGTTGGCTATATTGCGGCAAGTATCAAAACAGTTGCTGATACTCGAGTTGGTGATACAGTAACACTTGCAAATAATCCAGCAAAAGAAGCACTTGGTGGCTATAAGCAAATGAATCCAATGGTGTTTGCAGGGATTTATCCGATTGAGTCCAATAAATTCAATGATTTGCGTGAAGCCTTGGAAAAACTTCAACTTAACGATGCCAGCCTTCAGTTTGAGCCAGAAACCTCACAAGCGCTTGGATTTGGCTTTCGCTGTGGTTTTCTTGGACTCTTGCATATGGATGTTGTCCAAGAACGTTTAGAGCGTGAATTTGGTATTGACCTGATCATGACAGCACCATCTGTCGTTTATCATATCAATACAACAGATGGTGAATTGCTTGAAGTTGCCAATCCTTCTGAATTTCCAGATCCAACACGAATTGAAAATATCGAAGAACCATATGTTAAAGCGCAAATCATGGTACCCAATGAATTTGTAGGAAGTGTGATGGAGCTTGCTCAGCGCAAACGTGGTGTTTTTGAGACAATGGATTACCTTGATGCCAATCGCGTTAATATCATTTATCATATTCCGTTAAGTGAGATTGTCTTTGATTTCTTTGATAAATTAAAATCATCAACCAAAGGTTATGCAAGCTTTGACTATGAAATCAGTGACTATCGTGTGTCTAATCTGCAGAAAATGGATATCCTGCTGAATGGTGATAAAGTTGATGCACTAAGCTTTATTGTTCACAAAGAGTTTGCTTATGAACGTGGTAAAATCATCGTTGAAAAATTGAAAAAACTCATTCCACGCCAACAGTTTGAAGTACCTATTCAGGCCGCTATTGGTCAAAAAATTGTGGCACGTAGTGACATTAAAGCACTTCGGAAAAATGTCCTTGCTAAATGTTATGGTGGTGATATTTCGCGTAAGCGTAAACTGCTTGAGAAGCAAAAAGCAGGTAAAAAACGAATGAAATCAATTGGTTCGGTAGAGGTACCACAAGAAGCTTTCCTATCTGTTTTGTCAATGGATGAAGAATAG
- a CDS encoding DivIVA domain-containing protein, with product MKKIDEYEYPNKKHFIKSALGYNRGEVDLFLRQLAENPLPSEQIKNKSFSSSAMGYDKQDVKFYLQELAAYRYNIEHADEQESKRLESLAKVDLAHPNFKVAFRGYNTTEIDEFLRQIHTPEEIYEAHFTKRFQGYNTYQVDFYLDAWIQKLKGNL from the coding sequence ATGAAAAAAATTGATGAGTACGAGTATCCTAATAAAAAGCATTTCATAAAATCTGCACTTGGCTATAATCGTGGTGAAGTCGATTTATTCTTACGCCAGCTAGCTGAAAATCCCTTACCTTCTGAACAAATCAAGAACAAGAGTTTTTCAAGCAGCGCTATGGGTTATGATAAACAAGACGTTAAGTTCTATCTTCAAGAACTCGCTGCTTATCGTTACAACATTGAACACGCAGATGAACAAGAGAGCAAACGTCTTGAATCTCTTGCAAAAGTTGACCTTGCTCATCCTAATTTCAAAGTCGCATTTCGAGGCTATAATACTACAGAAATTGATGAGTTTCTTCGCCAAATACATACACCAGAAGAAATTTATGAAGCTCATTTTACCAAGCGGTTCCAGGGCTATAACACTTATCAAGTTGACTTTTATCTTGATGCATGGATTCAAAAACTGAAAGGAAATTTATGA
- a CDS encoding acetolactate decarboxylase → MTNSKIFQHNTYNTLYGGFYEGTITLEEALKHGSAGIGTLDTANGEVTILDGVAYHGSSENKVRVVEKDETLPYVAVVDHQPLTSFTDNSGSSASEFLSALTEKLPTKSAAYSIVIAGFFKAMTVSSKPAGNTEPYLDILSKQPHFTRENACGTIVGIWSPKHLADLFGDGFHLHFVSSDKTFSAHVQDFVIDKVTVEFGKIDNIQQEFPVDNENFEKHQF, encoded by the coding sequence ATGACAAACAGTAAAATATTTCAACATAATACATATAATACACTCTACGGCGGTTTTTATGAAGGAACCATCACCCTTGAAGAAGCATTGAAACATGGAAGTGCTGGAATTGGTACACTTGATACAGCAAATGGCGAAGTCACTATTTTGGACGGTGTGGCTTATCATGGCTCATCTGAAAATAAAGTTCGTGTTGTAGAAAAAGATGAAACACTCCCTTATGTTGCTGTTGTTGACCATCAACCGTTGACAAGCTTTACTGACAACTCTGGAAGTTCGGCTTCCGAATTTCTGTCAGCACTGACAGAAAAATTGCCAACAAAAAGTGCTGCTTACAGTATTGTGATTGCAGGTTTTTTTAAAGCCATGACGGTTAGTAGTAAGCCTGCAGGAAATACTGAGCCTTATCTTGATATTCTTTCTAAGCAACCTCATTTTACAAGAGAAAATGCCTGTGGGACAATCGTTGGAATTTGGTCTCCTAAACATTTGGCAGACCTTTTTGGTGATGGTTTTCATTTACATTTTGTAAGTAGTGATAAGACTTTTAGCGCCCACGTTCAGGACTTTGTCATTGATAAGGTGACAGTGGAGTTTGGCAAAATTGATAACATCCAACAAGAATTTCCTGTAGATAATGAAAACTTTGAAAAACATCAGTTCTAA
- the argC gene encoding N-acetyl-gamma-glutamyl-phosphate reductase encodes MKKIAIVGITGYSGLECFRLLYYHPEVEVVNVYATSHCGEKLADVFPQFDGLTDLVIENFDRQEVIEKCDAIFFATSSGVSKELALTFIEQGFPVIDLSGDFRLKNPETYKKWYKNTNVDMEYLFKAQYNLADLGKATKPYIANPGCYATATLLALAPLVQQDLIELDSIIVDAKSGLSGAGKSLSEASHFVNVSDNMSMYKVNMHQHIPEIAQQLKVWNSDFHALQFTTSLIPVTRGIFVSSYVKLSTGVGFEQVYEAYKKCFANKTFVRIRRQMPQLSDVTGTNFCDIGLAYNPVTNILTVVSVIDNLMKGAAGQAVQNFNQLFGYDECLGLKFMPQI; translated from the coding sequence ATGAAGAAAATAGCAATAGTTGGTATTACTGGATATAGTGGATTAGAGTGCTTTAGGTTGCTTTATTATCATCCAGAAGTGGAGGTTGTAAATGTGTATGCGACTTCACATTGCGGTGAAAAATTAGCAGATGTTTTTCCTCAGTTTGATGGGTTGACGGATTTGGTTATTGAAAACTTTGATAGACAAGAAGTGATTGAAAAGTGTGATGCAATATTTTTTGCAACTTCTTCTGGAGTAAGTAAAGAGCTGGCTTTAACTTTTATTGAACAAGGTTTTCCTGTTATTGATTTATCTGGTGATTTTCGACTAAAAAATCCTGAAACATACAAAAAATGGTATAAAAATACAAATGTGGATATGGAATATTTATTCAAAGCACAATATAATTTAGCTGATTTGGGAAAAGCTACGAAGCCTTATATCGCGAATCCAGGCTGCTATGCGACAGCTACGTTATTGGCTCTAGCTCCTTTGGTACAGCAAGATTTAATTGAGTTGGATAGTATTATTGTGGATGCCAAATCGGGACTTTCAGGTGCTGGAAAAAGTTTGAGCGAAGCAAGTCATTTCGTAAATGTTTCAGACAATATGAGTATGTATAAAGTAAATATGCATCAGCATATTCCAGAGATTGCCCAACAGTTAAAGGTTTGGAATTCTGATTTTCATGCTCTACAATTTACAACGAGCTTAATCCCTGTGACACGAGGTATTTTTGTAAGTAGCTATGTAAAATTATCAACGGGAGTAGGATTTGAACAGGTTTATGAAGCTTATAAAAAATGCTTTGCCAATAAAACTTTTGTTAGAATTCGACGACAAATGCCACAATTGTCAGATGTAACCGGTACAAATTTTTGTGATATTGGTTTGGCTTATAATCCAGTAACAAATATTTTGACAGTTGTTTCTGTGATTGATAATTTGATGAAAGGTGCTGCAGGGCAGGCAGTACAAAATTTCAATCAACTATTTGGTTATGATGAGTGTTTAGGGCTTAAGTTTATGCCGCAAATCTAG
- the murT gene encoding lipid II isoglutaminyl synthase subunit MurT, translating into MTIKTSFASFVGKSSAFVLEKFFRRGSTLPGKLALKIDPNILSVLTKNYEIIVITGTNGKTLTTALTVGILEKAFGPVVTNPSGANMITGIVSTFLKAPKTKTPQKKFAVLEIDEASLPKITEYIKPSLFLFTNIFRDQMDRYGEIYTTYDFIVKGAANSPTATVLLNGDSPLFNSKKLVNKVKYYGFDHEEHTPTHAHYNTEGIVCPRCHHILAYKMNTYANLGNYICVNCGFTRPSLDYKLSELTEITNTSSRFVIDGNSYKINVGGLYNIYNALAAVSVAEYFDVPAEKITAGFNESKAVFGRQETLEIDGKQVTIVLIKNPVGANQALEMMKLANYPFTLISLLNANYADGIDTSWIWDANFELLREMEIDQIITGGARASEMARRMRVTGFDADKISERDNLASVLRDIKSSKTDHVYILATYTAMLAMRELLSKEHLIDGEMK; encoded by the coding sequence ATGACTATAAAAACTTCATTTGCGAGTTTTGTTGGGAAATCATCAGCTTTTGTCTTGGAGAAATTTTTTAGACGTGGCTCAACTTTGCCTGGCAAACTTGCATTAAAAATTGACCCAAATATTCTGTCAGTACTGACAAAAAATTATGAAATTATTGTCATTACTGGGACTAACGGTAAAACACTGACAACAGCTCTGACAGTAGGAATTTTGGAGAAGGCTTTCGGTCCTGTCGTGACTAATCCTTCTGGTGCCAATATGATTACTGGAATCGTCTCGACTTTTTTGAAAGCACCAAAAACAAAGACACCTCAGAAAAAATTTGCAGTGTTAGAGATTGACGAAGCAAGTCTGCCAAAAATTACAGAGTATATTAAACCCTCACTTTTTCTATTTACCAATATTTTCCGCGACCAAATGGATCGTTATGGCGAGATTTATACGACTTATGATTTTATTGTCAAAGGAGCTGCAAACTCACCTACTGCGACAGTTCTGCTCAATGGCGATAGTCCATTATTTAATTCCAAGAAGTTGGTGAACAAAGTCAAATATTACGGTTTCGACCACGAGGAACACACTCCAACTCATGCTCACTACAATACTGAGGGAATTGTTTGTCCTAGGTGTCATCACATTCTTGCTTACAAGATGAATACTTACGCTAATCTTGGAAATTATATCTGTGTAAATTGCGGATTCACTCGCCCATCACTTGACTATAAGCTGTCAGAACTGACAGAAATCACAAATACTTCGTCACGTTTTGTTATTGACGGAAATTCTTATAAAATCAATGTCGGCGGGCTTTACAATATTTACAATGCACTAGCTGCAGTTTCTGTTGCTGAATATTTTGATGTGCCAGCAGAAAAAATCACTGCTGGCTTCAATGAGTCAAAAGCTGTCTTTGGTCGCCAAGAAACACTTGAAATTGATGGCAAACAAGTCACAATCGTATTGATTAAAAACCCCGTTGGTGCCAATCAAGCCTTAGAAATGATGAAATTGGCAAACTATCCATTTACCTTAATCAGTCTTTTGAATGCAAATTATGCTGACGGAATTGACACAAGTTGGATTTGGGACGCTAATTTTGAATTGCTCCGAGAAATGGAAATTGACCAGATTATCACAGGTGGTGCTAGAGCAAGCGAAATGGCACGTCGGATGCGTGTCACTGGTTTTGATGCCGACAAGATTTCTGAACGTGACAATCTAGCCAGTGTTTTGAGAGACATAAAATCATCCAAAACCGACCATGTCTATATCCTTGCGACCTACACAGCAATGCTTGCTATGCGTGAACTTCTTTCAAAAGAACATCTAATTGATGGAGAAATGAAGTAA
- the argJ gene encoding bifunctional glutamate N-acetyltransferase/amino-acid acetyltransferase ArgJ has translation MKEVEGTIASPKGFSADAVHAQLKYKNLDLGIILSEVPAAIAGVFTTNKVYAAPVKLNREIIKNGKAQAIVCNSAVANAVTGDEGWQNALKTQKMIADKFNLVQEHVAVCSTGVIGVQLPMEKMATGISKLSKVGNPAGFAQAILTTDTKIKTINLEEEIGGKIVKMSGVCKGSGMIHPNMATMLAFITTDAKIAQSLLQKTLSALIETTFNQITVDGDTSTNDTVLILANGMAANEEILEGTKDYLLFRQMLEKVCQVLAQKIAADGEGATKLIEVTVKGAFDSLSARLIAKKIVGSSLVKTAIFGADPNWGRIVSSIGQAADFEVDDIELKIQDELVLYHSTPVQFEAAFLSEKLKENMISIVVDLNCGTGNGQAWGCDLTYKYVEINALYTS, from the coding sequence ATGAAAGAAGTAGAAGGAACGATTGCGAGTCCAAAAGGATTTTCAGCGGATGCAGTACATGCACAGTTAAAATATAAGAATTTAGATTTAGGAATTATTTTGAGCGAGGTTCCCGCTGCTATCGCAGGAGTCTTTACAACGAATAAAGTATATGCGGCGCCTGTGAAATTGAATCGAGAAATTATAAAAAATGGAAAAGCACAAGCAATTGTTTGTAATTCGGCAGTAGCTAATGCTGTAACAGGGGATGAGGGTTGGCAAAATGCATTAAAAACTCAAAAAATGATTGCCGATAAATTTAATTTGGTACAAGAGCACGTCGCAGTTTGCTCAACTGGGGTTATCGGTGTTCAGTTACCTATGGAGAAAATGGCTACTGGAATATCAAAATTATCTAAGGTGGGCAATCCAGCGGGCTTTGCTCAGGCAATATTGACTACAGATACAAAAATAAAAACGATAAACTTGGAAGAAGAAATCGGTGGAAAAATTGTAAAAATGAGTGGAGTGTGTAAAGGTTCTGGTATGATTCATCCTAATATGGCAACCATGCTTGCTTTTATCACAACTGATGCAAAAATTGCACAGTCATTGCTTCAAAAAACTTTGTCAGCACTGATAGAAACAACTTTTAATCAAATCACCGTAGATGGAGATACTTCAACGAATGACACCGTTCTTATCTTGGCAAATGGTATGGCCGCCAATGAAGAAATCCTAGAGGGTACAAAAGATTATCTTTTATTCAGACAAATGTTGGAAAAAGTTTGCCAAGTTCTTGCCCAAAAAATTGCTGCTGATGGTGAAGGAGCCACTAAACTTATTGAGGTAACGGTGAAAGGGGCATTTGATAGTCTGTCCGCAAGATTAATTGCTAAAAAAATCGTTGGTTCAAGTCTAGTCAAAACAGCCATTTTTGGTGCAGACCCTAACTGGGGGCGGATTGTATCAAGCATTGGTCAAGCTGCTGATTTTGAAGTGGACGATATTGAACTTAAAATTCAGGATGAACTTGTACTTTATCATTCTACCCCTGTTCAGTTTGAAGCAGCGTTTCTTTCTGAAAAATTAAAAGAAAATATGATTTCGATTGTAGTTGATTTGAATTGTGGTACAGGTAATGGGCAGGCTTGGGGATGTGATTTGACCTATAAATATGTAGAAATCAATGCATTATATACGAGCTAA